In the Vallitalea okinawensis genome, GCTTTACAGAGTTTTAGTGGGCAATATGCTACTGATTACCCTACTCAAATGGCAGCTATGGTAGTAGCAATAGCTCCAGTACTCGTTTTATATCTTATCTTTAATAAAAAAATTATAGAAGGTATGGCAGAAGGAGCTGTAAAAGGATAGGAAGAAGGGAAATGTATGAAACAAATCATCTTGAACGGTGAGTGGCTTTTTAGAAAAGCTACTGAAACAGAGTGGATAAATGCAGAAGTACCGGGATCAGTTTGTAAAGATCTATTAAGAGTAGGATTATTAGAGAATCCATTCTATAGAGATAATGAATGGACTACCTATGAGGTATTAAAAAATGATTTCGTATATGAAAAAGCATTTGAAGTAAGTCAAGATTTCCTTACTATGGACCAATTAAACTTAGTATGTCAAGGTCTCGATACAGTGGTTGATATTTATTTAAATAATCAGTTATTAGCTCAGGTCGATAACATGCATCGAACCTATAAGTTTAATGTGAAAGATTACTTAATTGCTGGTGAAAATAAAATAAAATTCTATTTCCATTCAATGATCAACTATGCGTTAAAAAAGCATGAAGAGAATCCAATTTATGATGCATCAGATACGGTAAGTGGTTTTGAACAAGTCCGAAAGGCTCATTGCATGTATGGATGGGATTGGGGTCCAAAATTACCGGATATGGGCATATTTAGAGATATAGAAATAGTAGGCTATAATCAAGCTGAATTAGAAGATGTTTATATTGTTCAAAATCACGAAGAAAATAGAGTACAACTGGATTTACTTGTTCATACAAAAAGATTAAATAACAGCCCTTTAAATTGTACAGTCAATGTGACATCACCAAGTGGCGAAATAATGACGGCGGTAAGGGCGTTAAAAGAGGAAAAGGAAAAACTATCTATTGAAATCTCATCCCCAGAATTATGGTGGCCTAATGGCTATGGACAGCAACCTCTATACGATGTGGAAGTTATATTAAAAAATGAGGATGAAACTCTTGATACATATGAATGTCGAGTAGGCTTAAGGACCCTATCTGTCAAGCAAGAAAAAGATGAGTGGGGTCAATCCTTTGAATTTGAGATTAATGGACTATCAATTTTTGCAATGGGGGCTAACTATATCCCAGAAGATAGTATTATAACGAGATGTAATAAAGAGAGAACAAGAAAACTGCTTGAGCAATGTATTGAAGTCAATTTTAACTGTATTCGTACATGGGGCGGCGGCTACTTCTTAGATGATTATTTTTATGAGCTATGTGATGAAATGGGATTGATTGTATGGCAAGATTTACTCTTTGCTTGTGCACCCTATTTATTGACAGATGATTTTATTGAAAATATTAAAAAAGAAACAGAAGATAATATCAAACGATTGAGGAATCATCCCTGTATAGGATTATGGTGCGGAAATAATGAATTAGAGTGGGGATGGACAGACTGGGATATGGGATTTGGTACAGATCCTAAATTAAAGGCGAATTATATTAAGCAATTTGAATATATATTACCTGAAGTAGCGAAAGAACATGATCCTAATAGATTCTATTGGATTGCTTCACCTTCTTCAGGTGGATCTTTTGATCATCCAAATGATGAAAACAGAGGTGATGTTCATTATTGGGAAGTGTGGCATCGATTAAAACCCTTTAAAGAGTATCGTAAATATTACTTTAGATTCTGCTCTGAGTTTGGATTCCAATCATTTCCATGTCTGAAAACAGTTGAATCGTTTACGCTGCCTGAAGACAGAAACATTTTTTCTTATGTCATGGAAAATCATCAAAAGAATGGCCAAGCTAATGGTAGAATTTTAGGGTACTTAGCTCAAACCTTTAAATATCCTAAGAACTTTGATTCTTTACTTTATACTTCACAATTACTACAAGCAGAGGCTATTAAATACGGTGTTGAGCACTGGAGAAGAAATAGAAATAGATGTATGGGAGCGATATATTGGCAATTAAACGACTGTTGGCCTGTAGCCTCTTGGGCTAGTATTGATTATTACGGGAGATGGAAAGCATTACATTACTTTGCAAAAAGATTTTTTGCTCCTATCATGTTATCTGTAGAAGATACCGACTCAATAGTTCGCTTTGCAGTTGCTAATGAAACACTTGATACTTTTAAAGGTCAGATAAAATGGTATTTAAGAAAGAATAATGGTGAAGTATTAGACAGTGATACAATTGATGCTGAAGTTAAGCAATTATCATCTAAATATATGGATTCATTAGACTTTAGTAATGACCTTTTAACAAAAGAAGAGAGGTTCTCTACCTATATGGATTATTATTTAATATGCGATGATCAAATTATAGGTAGTGGTAGTACCCTATTTACTGAACCTAAATATTTTAAATTCTTAGATCCCAAAATTTCATTTGAAGTCA is a window encoding:
- a CDS encoding beta-mannosidase is translated as MKQIILNGEWLFRKATETEWINAEVPGSVCKDLLRVGLLENPFYRDNEWTTYEVLKNDFVYEKAFEVSQDFLTMDQLNLVCQGLDTVVDIYLNNQLLAQVDNMHRTYKFNVKDYLIAGENKIKFYFHSMINYALKKHEENPIYDASDTVSGFEQVRKAHCMYGWDWGPKLPDMGIFRDIEIVGYNQAELEDVYIVQNHEENRVQLDLLVHTKRLNNSPLNCTVNVTSPSGEIMTAVRALKEEKEKLSIEISSPELWWPNGYGQQPLYDVEVILKNEDETLDTYECRVGLRTLSVKQEKDEWGQSFEFEINGLSIFAMGANYIPEDSIITRCNKERTRKLLEQCIEVNFNCIRTWGGGYFLDDYFYELCDEMGLIVWQDLLFACAPYLLTDDFIENIKKETEDNIKRLRNHPCIGLWCGNNELEWGWTDWDMGFGTDPKLKANYIKQFEYILPEVAKEHDPNRFYWIASPSSGGSFDHPNDENRGDVHYWEVWHRLKPFKEYRKYYFRFCSEFGFQSFPCLKTVESFTLPEDRNIFSYVMENHQKNGQANGRILGYLAQTFKYPKNFDSLLYTSQLLQAEAIKYGVEHWRRNRNRCMGAIYWQLNDCWPVASWASIDYYGRWKALHYFAKRFFAPIMLSVEDTDSIVRFAVANETLDTFKGQIKWYLRKNNGEVLDSDTIDAEVKQLSSKYMDSLDFSNDLLTKEERFSTYMDYYLICDDQIIGSGSTLFTEPKYFKFLDPKISFEVIDNGQDFTLSFKTINYAKYIEIDFKDMDIVLEDNYFDMNKDIGRIINVSKDTLPENINREWLSDHICIRSIYDMSQ